TTCTCGCTACGGCAACCGGCATTAGATAACTGTGCCTTGACCTGAACTTTGTTAGATTTGGATTGATGGTGGGAGTCGTGATTGCCCTGATCCATCAAGGCTGCTTCCTTCTCATTCAATTGCACACAGGCGATCAGGTTCTGGTATCCCGTGCGAGGATCATTCTTAACCAGAACAGCCGCGGTTTTAATCCATGAATGGGCTTCGATAGCATGACGTATTTCGTCAAGCTCAACGCGATAACCGCGAAGTTTTATCTGGTTATCAACACGCCCTGCAAAATGCACATCGCCTTTGCTGTCTTTTTGTGCCAAATCACCAGTGCGGTAAATGCGCTCATATCCGGGTTCATCAGAAAAGGGGTTGGCCTGAAACTTTTCTTCGGTCAAGTCAGGTCGGTTCAAGTACCCTCGCGCTACCTGAACACCAGACACACACAACTCGCCGATTTCCCCTTCCTTTGCCAGTTTACCTGTCAACGTCACAATGTAATAACGAGTGTTATCAACGGCCTGACCGATGGAGATAGCATAGGGGTAATGCGAAATCTGATCTTTATCCAGTACGAAAATCGACGTATTGATACTGCATTCACTAGGGCCGTAGAGATTTATCAACTCGCACTTTCTTAACGTATAGAAAAACTCCTGTGACAAGCTTTTAGTTAAGGTTTCGCCACCACTAAAGACCTTGTTTAAAGAAGTGCAATCCACAAAAGAGGGATTATCCACCAGAGCCTGTAACAAGGTCGGAACGCACTGCAAGGAAGTGACTTGATGGCGCACTATGGTGTTAATCAAAGCATCGGGATCGCGATAACATCCGGGAGGCCCGACCACGACCCGACAACCAAACACCGGTGCCAGGATCTCCCACTGCGCCGCATCAAAACTCATGGGCGTTTTTTGCAACACCGCATCGTTTTCCCCAAATTCAAATGTGCGTAGTAAATACTGCATTTGATTGACGATATTGCGATGCTCGATCATCACGCCCTTGGGCTTACCCGTGCTTCCCGATGTATAAATAATGTAGGCTAATCCATCAACACTCGGCCTCACAGGCCATGACAAGGCACGATTATCCTCATCATCAATTTCAGTAGATGGAATATCTTCAGGCGAGAAAACCTTAACATTTGGCGGCAAAATGGCGTTAATTTGGCCTTTTAAATGACTTTGCGCATAAATTGTGGTGATCCCTGAGTCCTCGATCATGTAACGAATACGCTCAGAAGGATAATCAGGAGATAAAGGTAAATAGGCTTTACCTGAACTTAAGATGCCCCAGGCTCCACACATCATTGTAACCGAAGGTTCACAATATAACCCTATGCATTCACTCTCAGACTGATTATGTATGGCGATATAATTACCAATGCGGCAAATTTCCCGATAAAAGTTCAGGTAATTCAATTCACGATTGCCATCAACAACAGCGCATCGTTCGGGACTACTCAGAATTTGCTGTTCCAGCATATCAATCAAAGTGCCAGAGGTATGAATCTCTGCTTGCCACAATTCGTCATTTTGTGCATCACTTTGATTTTGAGCCTTAATTTCCACCATAGTCATACTGAGAAATTCCCGCTGCCTTCGAGGAGGAGGGAAATATATTTCCTTTTATAAGACTAAAATGTCAAGCCTATTATTTTATAAAACATGCTCTATATCGGTGGTTTAAAATTTTTATTTATAAACATAAATCACCAAAACAAGTAGAACATGATGACAAAATCAGCAAAAGGACGTTCAAAAATATTAAATCGTTCAATTTCATTGTGAACAATACAGTTTATTTTTAGCTTGTTACGCTATGCGATCGATATCTAATTTTTATAAAAACTTCCCAAACATCATGATGGTCAATTTTTTATTTATTCCAAAATTAAATATTGTTTAGCATTTAAAATGCTCTTAAGTTATTAGAATGTAACTTAATTAAAAGATACTTTATATGAAGATAAATTCATATAAATCATATTCACAACGGGATAACCTGATCTTCAGACCGCTTTACGAGCATAATAAATACAACAGCCTGAGGCTGAATATCAGAAAGAAGCACCAGGCACGTAACCAATTAACAACTTTTTCTTTACCTGTACTTTTGCTTTTCACATTTCAGGCTCAATTAACGACATGGGTTATCAGCAAACCGGACGAAAAGCACCTGACGTGTAACAAAGCCTCTCATTAAAGTTCGGTATAGAAATAATGAAAAACGAAACGACATAACCAACCGGGGATAGTCTAATGACCAAGGGAAATACTTGGCTAAATGTTTTTTTAACCGCACTGGCTCCCACAATGTGGGGCAGTACTTATATTGTCACAACAGAGCTGTTGCCTGACAACATGCCGCTATTAGCCTCAACGATTCGAGCACTTCCAGCAGGCTTATTGCTATTGTTAATCTGCAGAACGATGCCATCGGGAAAGTGGTGGGGAAGGATTGCCATTCTGGGTGCGCTCAATATAGGTGCTTTTTTCTACTGCCTGTTTATGACCGCCTATTATCTACCCGGAGGAGTGGCTTCGTTAGTTATGTCGGTGCAACCCATGATCGTCATTGCCCTAAGTGCGCTGGTGCTAAATACCCGATTCCTTAAAGTTCATATTTACGCTTCACTTCTGGGCATTGCAGGCATTGCGCTCCTGGTTCTTAACTCCACCATCAATTTAAACTGGCAAGGCGTAGTGTCGGGTTTAATTGGCACCACCTGCATGGCAACCGGCATCGTTTTTACCAAGCATTGGGGAAGGCCAGAAGGTTTGTCTTTACTGGGGTTTACTGGCTGGCAACTGACGTTTGGTGGTTTAATGCTACTTCCTATTGCATTATTTCAAGAAGGCATACCCGCAACACTAACGACAACCAATATCGCAGGCTATGCCTATTTGAGTCTGGTTGGCGCTTTGCTTGGCTATATGCTGTGGTTTAGGGGAATTGAAAAGCTACCCGCCGTTACCATTTCTTTCCTGGGTTTTCTTAGTAGTCTGGCAGCATTAATTTTAGGTTATGTTTTTCTGGATCAGACCTTCACCACATTACAAATACTTGGCGCAATTGCCATTGTTGCCTGTGTTTATCTCTCGACACCCAAACCTCAAGCGGAAGTGAAAGAAGACATAGTTAACGCCGATGATACGTCGAAGCTGGAGGAGCAAAGAGCCTGATATTGCTTTAAACGCAAGAGCGTGGGCTTGCGGATAAGGTATGGAAAAAGTATAGAGAAAATATGTATCAACTGATTCTGCATTAGCGTTTCAGTTGCTTATCATAGCCAACAAAACATCCAGGGGGTTTCGTCATGCAAAGAAGTCGTCAGTTTCAACCTGTTGTTATTTTTGATCTAGATGGAACCTTATTCGATACACCAAGGGCAATCGTTGAAGCCTTTACCTACACCTTCAATGAATTACAGGAAGAAATACCTCAACATCGCAATATTCGCTGCACCATAGGCATGCCATTAGAGAAAGCGTTTGCGTCATTAATGGAGCTTCCGGTAGAACATGAACGTGTCGACAACGCCGTTCAGGAATACCAAAGACAGTTTCGTCAACGAATATTGCCCAAGGCAGAAGAGCTTCTTTTTGCTGGTGTCACTGAAGGCCTGGATAAACTACTTGAACAAGGCATGGCGTTATCGGTTGCCACTAGCAAATTTGCCAGAAGCGCTAACGCTTTATTGGAATCTGCAAAAATCGACAGATATTTTGACATTGTAGTCTGTGCCGATGAGGTGACAAACACGAAACCGCACCCAGAGTCAGGATATAAGGTTCTCGATCACTATAAAGCCAATGTTGACGCCGCCATTATGGTGGGTGATACCACTCATGACATGCTGATGGCGAAAGCAATGGGATGTGCCGGGCTAGCGGTAACTTATGGTGTCCATACTCCGGAAACGCTGCGAACCAGCGATCCAAAATGGTTAGTGGACTCATTTGATCAAGTTACTGACGTTATCCTGCAACACTTTTCCGTTTCAGATTAATACGATTATCAAGCTCTGTTGCAACCGCAAACAGCCCATTAATAAATGGGCTGTTTAATCACTTTATCTGGCTTCGCGTTGATTTCAACATCAACCACTGTCTCTTGCCATTTCTCAGGTTCAATTTGCTCCAGAACGATAGATACAACCTTATCAGGGCAATCAAACACTTTAACCATCGTCGCAGTCATCTCATCAATAAGCACCTTTTTTTCTTCTGGAGAGATATCTGTCGGAAAACACTTAATATTGATATGAGGCATAAAAATCCTTTAATTATAATAGGTTATAAAACAACAAAGGGGTTTCCAGATACAACTATTTTTCTGAAAAACAGCCTGCATTGTATCAACGATAGAAAGAGGGTGTTAATTATTACCTATATGATTTTAAAACAAGGAATAGATGGTGTTTATATAGATTATTTCTTATGCAGGCTAAT
Above is a window of Paraneptunicella aestuarii DNA encoding:
- a CDS encoding DMT family transporter; this translates as MTKGNTWLNVFLTALAPTMWGSTYIVTTELLPDNMPLLASTIRALPAGLLLLLICRTMPSGKWWGRIAILGALNIGAFFYCLFMTAYYLPGGVASLVMSVQPMIVIALSALVLNTRFLKVHIYASLLGIAGIALLVLNSTINLNWQGVVSGLIGTTCMATGIVFTKHWGRPEGLSLLGFTGWQLTFGGLMLLPIALFQEGIPATLTTTNIAGYAYLSLVGALLGYMLWFRGIEKLPAVTISFLGFLSSLAALILGYVFLDQTFTTLQILGAIAIVACVYLSTPKPQAEVKEDIVNADDTSKLEEQRA
- a CDS encoding HAD family hydrolase, encoding MQRSRQFQPVVIFDLDGTLFDTPRAIVEAFTYTFNELQEEIPQHRNIRCTIGMPLEKAFASLMELPVEHERVDNAVQEYQRQFRQRILPKAEELLFAGVTEGLDKLLEQGMALSVATSKFARSANALLESAKIDRYFDIVVCADEVTNTKPHPESGYKVLDHYKANVDAAIMVGDTTHDMLMAKAMGCAGLAVTYGVHTPETLRTSDPKWLVDSFDQVTDVILQHFSVSD
- the pptA gene encoding tautomerase PptA — its product is MPHINIKCFPTDISPEEKKVLIDEMTATMVKVFDCPDKVVSIVLEQIEPEKWQETVVDVEINAKPDKVIKQPIY